The following nucleotide sequence is from Leopardus geoffroyi isolate Oge1 chromosome A1, O.geoffroyi_Oge1_pat1.0, whole genome shotgun sequence.
AAAGTTTGAAAAAACGAAATCAAAAGCCTGAGTCCAGCTCTTCTTGAATCTGACTTAAAAAGGGAAGGCTAATACAGTTCTCAAATAGCATTTACTTACATCACTGTCATAATTATACAATggtgtatctatttttaaaaccctcAGCAGAATCTTTACATGCCAATTCTCCTTTACTCCATCAGGAAacatccttttaaatatttacaccATCAGATACCATTCTCAAGtgtaacaaattaaaatttttctgctAGAAACATGAAAGCATTTGTTGATTACAACTATCATCtatgatttttaagtaatgaaTTACCAAGTATTTACTTGGTATCCTTTACTCACCGAGACAACGTTGTTTTCCCAGAACCAGGCAACCCTCTTAAAAGAATAAGTAGTTTCtgcaatttatttaacttttcctcTTGAAACTGCTGGTTCATAAGCCTGTGTGTTCCATGATGGTTGTCCATAGAAGTATCTTTCCAACATCCTTCACTGGTTTCATAGAAACCATTATTCACATATCCATCTTGCACATTGTAGCCATTTGTAGAGGAATGATCTCTACTGGTGTTCTCACTACAATCAATATAGTCATTGTTCTGATCAAAAGTCAAACAGTTCCAGTTAACGTGACAACCATTTACATAATACCCATTTTGAAACTGAGAACCATCTTGGGCATGGAAAATATTTGATGGTGGATTTGGTGGAGCATCGaatctttgaatatttaaatgataGTTAAAATTGGGAAGAGGAGGACCAGGGGGTACTATAAAAGAATGTACTGACTGCCATTCAGGCCTGAAGGAAGTAAACGAATCATCACAAAATGCAGGTATTACTTGTCCATTACAAGGATATTTGCCTGGCTCGTTTCCCACGTGCTGTGGATAACCACAATGTGACTGAAGAACATTACTaagatctcttttctttccttcttcagattTTAACAGACCATTATTATGGCCCTGATGACAGGCAGTAACTTGTTCCTCAGAGGGTTCAGGTTCTTTACAACTTCCTTCCaaatcatctttttcattttcaagctcttcaatttctttgtaaAACTGGAATAATTCATTGTCAAGCTCTGATTCTTTGGAGTTAAATTTCTGTTTCGTTTCTTGTCCTTTGTCAGCTATAACATTGATAGTGCCTGACTGATTCCTCCCTTCATTACATTTCCTCTTCTCAGGTGGTTTGTAAATGGGTCCTATAAATGCTTTACTTGTGCTATATATCTCATCATCTGTGGATACCAATGGAGGACCTGTATCCTGTAAAATCTGTGCATCAATGGATTCGATAACATCTGGTCTATTATTACCAGGCACCTCATCACGCACAGGTTTCGGGGAGTCTGTAGCTTTGATTTTGTCCTCCTGAGGATAACTATGTCCTCTGACATCAACAACGGTCACAGGAACCCAATCATTCCCAGTTTTCTCTTGGATTCTGTGAAAATCAGCACTACTATGGTGGGAAAAAACATAAGCCTCTTCAGTTGACTTCAATTTTTTATAGCATGGTTCACTTGTTAGTTCTTCACCATGATCCAAGGATTTTGCTTCAATTTCACCATAAGGCATCTGGGGAACAAATAAATCACATAATTattagctaatattttaaaaatctaaaaagttTTTCAGAAACACGAAAACAGAGAAGACATTTGAATGTGTGATATACACAATTAATGGTAACATTTtcccaaaatataaaacttacaaaGTTGTAATTTTATAACTACTTACTATTTAAGTATTGTTATaatgattggggggggggggggtgagtctCACTGAAGGTAAGTcagttatcttttttaaaaaaaaggaatatctcACCTTTAATGGAAATGATGCATTTCTGAACTTAAAGAACTTAAGTTTggaaaattaaatcagtaatataTATTTGATGATATACACAATTGTGTACTAAGATGGAGAGTAAATCTGCCAGCCAAACTGACACATTTCCAAAATGGTGTGATAAATGGCATTTTAAACCCTTACTGTTTAAAATCACTAAATCTTTGGGAGTAAATGGATCCAGCTCTCAAACCTCAGCGTCTCCTTAGCAATCAAATGTTAGGTTACCTGAAATGCCAGACTTTACAGACCCTATTCCTGTTAGTGTAAAAGTGGTTTCCAACCGGCTGTACtgcattaatttaaaagaaaaataaacaaacaaacaaacaaacttcagtTGCACTAAGAGTGACTCAAACATGTCACATTACGTTTAGAAATCTGGCAACTCCCCAAATCAAAGCGCTGATCTTTTCCACATGCTTGGTCAATCTCAAAGATAAATTCTGCTTCCCCTGAAATTACTTAGGGACCCTCAAAAGTGCGATCCCAAAGCCCGTTTTACATACTTCATTCTGCCCTCTCTCTGGTGTTCCTCtaacagagaggaaaaggggcaAAAAAGACGAACTAAACGATACAGGTAGGCCTACAGAGACTGAAGATGATACAACTGCAAAGAACGCCGTCCTTTTGGAAACGGCCCCCCTTCCAAGCGCCTCCGGCCATCTCTCCGCTTCTCATTTCCTCATTCgaaatatttcataaaagtcTCAAAGAACAACAAGCGGTTGCATTAACACGGCGTGGCCTATACACAACCTGAGTCCCATGGCCTCCTGACCTCTAAAGAGGGCAGCCCGGGCAAATGTGCGTCAGCCGGGGTCTTTGTCCCAATGGAGGCTGTTCGGGTTGTTAGAAATTCAAGAGATCTCCGAGACTCAAAGGTCCACTCCGGGCTAATCAAAAGGGTCCAGCCAAGAGCAGACGagagcccccccccaaaaaaaaaaaaagacaaacgtCACCGTCACTACCCCACCCTTACTTAAAATGGGGTGTTTACTCACCTTACACTACAGCTCTGCATTGACTTTTAACTCCCAATAAAATCCTCGTCTAGAAAGACACGAACATCTGAAAAGGTAAAAGCAACACGCAAACACCGCCCCAAAGCAGAGAGGAACTAAACCCCAAGCCCTCAGCATCTGGGCAAGCTGCACCGCCGTACGCAAGATGGCGGCCACCGCGCTGTTACCCCGGCAGGAATTACGGATTTGCGCTCGGCATTGTGGGAACTGAAGTCCAGCGTTCGCACCGGGCCTGGTAGACTCAGCGCTCGGAGACTTGGTCTCCCAGAATTCATTGCGTGAGAGACACACTAGCTGTGACAAACGTAAACCCTAACTAGTTCCCAGATCTGGAGTGGGGAAGTGGTTTAGAACTGTCAACTTGGGCTGAAAAC
It contains:
- the LOC123595736 gene encoding NEDD4-binding protein 2-like 2 isoform X3, whose translation is MPYGEIEAKSLDHGEELTSEPCYKKLKSTEEAYVFSHHSSADFHRIQEKTGNDWVPVTVVDVRGHSYPQEDKIKATDSPKPVRDEVPGNNRPDVIESIDAQILQDTGPPLVSTDDEIYSTSKAFIGPIYKPPEKRKCNEGRNQSGTINVIADKGQETKQKFNSKESELDNELFQFYKEIEELENEKDDLEGSCKEPEPSEEQVTACHQGHNNGLLKSEEGKKRDLSNVLQSHCGYPQHVGNEPGKYPCNGQVIPAFCDDSFTSFRPEWQSVHSFIVPPGPPLPNFNYHLNIQRFDAPPNPPSNIFHAQDGSQFQNGYYVNGCHVNWNCLTFDQNNDYIDCSENTSRDHSSTNGYNVQDGYVNNGFYETSEGCWKDTSMDNHHGTHRLMNQQFQEEKLNKLQKLLILLRGLPGSGKTTLSRILLGQSRDGIVFSTDDYFHHQDGYRYNVNQLGDAHDWNQNRAKQAINQGRSPVIIDNTNTQAWEMKPYVEMAIGKGYRVEFHEPETWWKFDPEELEKRNKHGVSRKKIAQMLDRYEYEMSISIVMNSVEPPHKSTQRPPPSQGRQR
- the LOC123595736 gene encoding NEDD4-binding protein 2-like 2 isoform X4, with product MPYGEIEAKSLDHGEELTSEPCYKKLKSTEEAYVFSHHSSADFHRIQEKTGNDWVPVTVVDVRGHSYPQEDKIKATDSPKPVRDEVPGNNRPDVIESIDAQILQDTGPPLVSTDDEIYSTSKAFIGPIYKPPEKRKCNEGRNQSGTINVIADKGQETKQKFNSKESELDNELFQFYKEIEELENEKDDLEGSCKEPEPSEEQVTACHQGHNNGLLKSEEGKKRDLSNVLQSHCGYPQHVGNEPGKYPCNGQVIPAFCDDSFTSFRPEWQSVHSFIVPPGPPLPNFNYHLNIQRFDAPPNPPSNIFHAQDGSQFQNGYYVNGCHVNWNCLTFDQNNDYIDCSENTSRDHSSTNGYNVQDGYVNNGFYETSEGCWKDTSMDNHHGTHRLMNQQFQEEKLNKLQKLLILLRGLPGSGKTTLSRILLGQSRDGIVFSTDDYFHHQDGYRYNVNQLGDAHDWNQNRAKQAINQGRSPVIIDNTNTQAWEMKPYVEMEE